The Streptomyces venezuelae genomic interval ACCCTGGCCGTCGTCGCCTCCCGCAGCGGCCTCTCCGTGCCCTTCCTCAGCCAGGTCGAGAACGAGCGCGCCCGCCCCAGCCGCCGCTCCCTCGAACTCGTCGCCGAGGCCCTGGAGACCAGCGCCGGCGAGCTCCTCGCCGCCGCCGAGGCCTCCCGCACCGTCGACGTCGTCCGCGCGGACGAGCGGTCCTCGGCGCTGCCCGACGGCGTCCGCGGGCTCGTCCGCGGCCGCCACCAGCTGCACGCCCTGGAGTTCACCGGCGAGCAGGACGCGGGCCGCGAATTCCAGCACCGGAACGACGAGTTGCTGTATGTCGCCGACGGCGCCGCCGAGGTCGAGGCCGAGGGCCGCGCCCACCGGCTGGGCCGCGGCGACACGCTCTACCTGTCCGGAGGCGTACGGCACCGCTGGCGCGCCACCGAGCCCGGCACCCGCCTCCTCGTCGTCGCCGTCGCCGACCACGTCGAGGTCGAGGAGGAGTGAGGGCCGCCGGCGCGGGACCGCGGGTCGTCTCCCTCGTCCCCTCCCTGACCGAGGCCGTCGCCGTCTCCGCGCCCGGCGTCCTCGTCGGTGCGACGGAGTGGTGCACCCACCCCGCCGGCCTCGACGTCGCACGGGTCGGCGGCACCAAGAACCCCGACGTCGCCGCGATCACCGCGCTCGCGCCCGACCTCGTCCTCGCCAACGAGGAGGAGAACCGCGCCCCGGACCTCGCCGCCCTGCGGGCCGCCGGGCTCGACGTCCTCGTCACCGAGATCCGCACGCTCGACCAGGGTCTGAGCGAACTGGAGCGGGTCCTCGCCGCCTGCGGCGCCCCGCGCCGGCCGCGCTGGCTCGCCGAGGCGGAGGCCGCCTGGGAGTCGGTGACACCCGTGGAGCCCGGACCGGACGGCAGGCCGCCGACCGCCGTCGTGCCGATCTGGCGCCGCCCCTGGATGGTCCTCGGCAGCGACACCTTCGCGGGCGACCTGCTCGCCCGCCTCGGCGTCCGCAACGCCTACGAGGACCATCTCGAACGCTACCCGCGGATCCCCCTCGACGAGCTCCGCGCCGCCGCCCCCGACCTCGTCGTCCTGCCCGACGAGCCCTACCGCTTCACGGCGAACGACGGCCCCGAGGCCTTCCCCGGGACCGCCGCCGCCCTCGTCGACGGGCGTCTGCTCACCTGGTACGGGCCGTCACTGGCCGAGGCGCCGCGGGCGCTGTCGTGGGAGCTGACCCGGGCCCTGCGAGCAGCGCGCCGCTGAGCAGCCCGCGCACCGTGTGGAAACCGGCCACCAGCCAGGCCGCCAGGAGGACCACGTACAGACCGACGGCGAGCCACCGGAAGGCGGCCAGACCGGTGTGCGCGGCGAGTCCCTCGGCGCCGGTCACACAGGTCCCGACGGGGAACGTGAACGCCCAGAAGGTCATGGCGAAGCCCATGCCCCGCCGCCGCGCCCGCAGCACCATCGCCCCGGCGAGTGCCAGCCACAGCAGGGCGAAGCCCATCACGGGCACGCCGTAGAGGACGGCGAAGGCGGCGAAACCGTGCGCGTACGGGGCGGGCAGCACGCCAGGGGCCACGTCGGCGAACTTGTTCGCGGCGGTCGTCGACTGGCCCAGGGGGCCGAGGACCAGGAAGAGCGTGGGGGTGAGCGCCAGCGGCAGCGGGCCACCGGTCACGAGCCGGCCGAAGACCAGGGGCAGCATGACCAGCGTGGCGAGCAGGCTGAGCCCGAACATCGCGTAGCAGGCGATGAGCATCGTCTGCTGGGCCTGCCCGGCGGGCAGATGGGGCACCAGCAGCGGGCCGAGCGCGGCGGAGACCATGGGGGCCACGACCGGCAGCAGCCAGACCGGGGACGCGCTCTCGATCTTGTGGTGCACGACCATGAGGTAAGGGACGGCCACGGCCGCCGCCAGCCCGATCACCGTGCCCGCGGTGAACAGGACGGTGTCGATCGCCAGGGCCGCGGGGAGCCCGATCCAGTCCTGGCCCACGATCATCGTGCCGCCGCCCACGGCGAGCAGGGCCATCGAGAGGCAGCCGTAGAACGGCGCCATGGCGGGGTCCATGAGGTGGGCGCGGGCCTGGTCGCGGTGGTGGATCCAGTGCAGCGTCCGGGCGGCGACGAGGACGAGCAGCATCGTGAGCGAGAGCGCCCAGACCGCGGCGCAGACGGTGCGGAGCCCGGGGACGTCCACGGGGAGTGCCGCGCCCGCGTTGGCGATGATGGCCGTCCCCATGACGGAGGCGTACCAGTTGGGTCCGAGGTGACGGACGGAGCGGCCCGGGGAGGCTGCTGGGGTGGCGGCCGGGGAGATGGCCGGGGAGGAGGTGTGCGCGCCGGGGGTGGTGGCGCGGGAGTCCGGACCGGGGGCCGTGCGGGGTGCTGCGAGGCTTGCCATGACCCCACCGTCGCGCCCTTTCGCCGCACCCACCAGGGATCTTGTGACTATGACGTCATAAGCTGGGTTTATGAGCAGCGAGAGAGCAGGGCGGTCAGGGCCACAGGGCGACGATCCGCGGCCGCACCTGTCCCACCGGGTGCCGGATCTCGGCGCTCTCGAGCTGCTCATCGCCGTCGCCCGGCACGGCAGCCTCGGCGCGGCGGCCCGTGAGGTCGGGATCACCCAGCCCGCCGCGAGCAGCCGGATCCGCTCGATGGAGCGGCAGCTCGGCGTGGCCCTCGTCGACCGCTCGCCGCGCGGTTCGCGGCTCACCGACGCGGGCGCACTCGTGACGGACTGGGCGCGACGGATCGTCGAGGCGGCGGAGGCCTTCGACGCGGGGGCCCAGGCGCTGCGCGGGCGGCGTGACTCGCGGCTGCGGGTGGCCGCGTCCATGACCATCGCCGAGTACCTGATGCCGGGCTGGCTGATCGCGCTGCGCGCCGAGCGCCCCGACACGGCCGTTTCGCTCCAGGCCGGGAACTCCGCGACGGTCGCGCAGCAGCTCCTCGCGGGCGACGCGGACGTCGGCTTCGTGGAGGGGCTCGCCGTTCCGGACGGGCTCGACGGGGCCATCGTCGCGCACGACCGGCTCGCGCTCGTCGCCGCGCCCTCGCACCCCTGGGCGCGGCGCCGCGGCCCCCTCGACCCGGCGGAGCTGGCCGCGACCCCGCTGATCCTGCGGGAGCGCGGATCGGGCACCCGGCAGGTCCTGGACGCTGCGCTCGCCGGGCACGGCGGTCTCTCCGAGCCGCTCCTCGAACTCGCCTCCACGACGGCGGTGAAGGGCGCGGCCGTCAGCGGGGCGGGGCCTGCGGTCCTCAGCGAACTCGCGATCTCCGAGGAACTGGCCTCCCGCCGCCTCGTCGCCATCCCCGTCGAGGGCGTCCTGCTCCGCCGCGACCTCCGCGCGGTCTGGCCCGCCGGCCACCGCCCGACGGGCCCGGCCCGAGACCTGCTGTCGCTGACCCGCGCCCGCCCGACGGGCTGAGCGGCGGGCGGGCGCCTCGGCCGAGTCGGCCCGGCCCGGACGGGCTCGGGCCGCTCCGGCCGGTGCTGTGCCGGGCTCAGACCCCCGCGGCGCGGTGGGTGATCCGGCCGTCCAGGACCGTGAGGAGGACCGGCAGGTCCGGGAGTTCGGTCGCCGACGTGCTGACCGGGCTGTCCGCGAAGACCGTGAGGTCGGCGCGGTGGCCGAGCGCGAGCCGGCCCGCCTCCCGCTCCTCGCCCGCCGCGTACGCCGGCCCCGTCGTCATGCCCCGCAGCGCCTCCAGTCCCGTCAGCGCCTGCTCCGGCCCGTGCGGGGCCTGGCCGAGGTCGCGGCTCGGGCGCCGGTGCCGGGCCCCTGCCAGCACGCCGAGCGGCGGGAACGGCGCGATGGGCCAGTCGGAGCCGAGGACGACGGTCGCCCCGGATTCCAGCAGGTCACGGCAGCGCCAGGCCCGCGAGGCCCGCTCCTCGCCGAGGCGGCGCGACCAGTTGTCGGTGTGGTCGGCGCGGGTGAAGTCGCAGCAGTGGGTGGGCTGCATGGAGGCGACGACCCCCAGCTCGGCGAAGCGGCGCAGCGTGTCGTCCGGAACCGTCTCGATGTGCTCCACCCGGTGGCGTACCCGGACCGCCCCGGAGGCCTGGGCCTTCTCGACGGAGTCGAGGGCGTGCCGTACGGCCGCGTCCCCGATCGCGTGCGTCGCCGTGGCCACGCCCGCCCGGTGCAGTTCCCCGACGATCTGCGTGTACGCGGCGGGTTCCGGCCAGAACGCCGCCGTCGACTCGCCGTTGCGGTCGGGCCGTTCCAGCCACGCGGTGCCGTTGTCGATGGTCCCGTCCATGAAGAGCTTCACGCCCGCGACCTGCCACAGCGCGCCGCCCGTGCCCTGCTGCTCGATCAGCGCGCGCACCCCGTCCGCGTCGGTGCCGGGCTGGCACCAGGGCGCGACGCGCAGCCGCAGCGGCAGCTCACCGGCCGCGTCGAGCTCCCCGTACAGCGCGAGGCTGTCGCCGTTCGCGTCCATGACGTGGCCGCCGGTCAGACCGGCCGCCGCCATCGCCCGCAGAGCGGCCGCGAGCCCCTCCCGGCGCTCCGCGCGCGTCGGCTGCGGGGCGACCCGCTCGACCAGCGCGCAGGCCGCGTCCTCCTGGAGCAGTCCGGTCGGGCGCCCGTCCGCGTCGCAGACGACCTCGGCGGAGGCCTGCGCGAAGGTACGCGGCCCGTCGACCCCGGCGAGTTCGAGCGCCCGGCGGCTGGCCAGCGCCGAGTGGGCGTCGAAGAGCAGCAGGAAGGCGGGCACCCGGTCGAGCACGGAGTCGAAGGGGGCGATCCCGACGGGCCGGTCGCCGAAGACGTTCGGGTCGAGCCCCCAGGCGAACAGCCACTCCCCACGGCCGAGGCGCCGCACCTCCCGGGCGAGCGCATCCCGTACGTCGTCGAGACCGGCGCAGTGCGACAGGTCGAGGCCGCCCGTGAGCTCGGCGCCGGTGACCGGGTGGACGTGACCGTCCACGAGCCCGGGGGTCACGACGGCGCCCTTGAGGTCGACGGCGGTGGTGCCGGCCCCCGCGAGGGCGCGCATCTCACGTTCGTCGCCCAGGGCCGAGATCCGGCCGTCGTCGGAGACGGCCAGCGCGGTCTGCGGCAGGAACGCCCCGGTGCCGGGGTCGAGCAGCCGGGCGGAGAGCAGGACGAGTCGGGTGGTGGTGCGCACGAGGACTCCAGGGGGGAGGGTGAGGGGGAGGAGACGGAGGTACGTGGCCGGGGAAGGCGGGGGAGGCGGGGAAGAGGGAGGAGGGGAGGGGTACGGGCGCGGGCAGCGGCCGGGAGGGGCGCAGGCCGTCAGCGGGGAGAGGCCGGAGCGGCAGATCCGGGCCGGGCAGTCCGGGGATTCCGGGCAGTCCGGGGTGTCCCGGCAGTTCCGGGACTACCCGGCGCCTCACCGGAAGCCCAGGAAGCGCAGGAAGCGCAGGAAGCGCAGGAAGCGCAGGAATCCCCGAAACCATCGGGGTCCCGGACCCACTGGACTAGGCCGGCTCGGCCGACTCGCCGCCTTCGGCCGACTCGCCGCTCTCGCCGGGAGCGTCCGTCCCCACGGCGAAGGACCCGCCCGACCCCGCCGGTTCCACCAGCGGCGTGACGTCCGTCAAGGTGCCGTGCGCCAGGCCGAGTTCGCGTTCCGCCGTCGTGACGGCCATCCGGGTCACGGCCTCCGGCCGATCGCTCCGGTCGGTGTTCGCATGGGCGCCCAGGCCGTCGAGGACCACCAGAATCTGGATGGCCGTCGCCCGCGGGTCGTCCGTGCGGAACTCGCCCCGCTCCACGCCCTCGCGGATGAGTTCCGAGAGCCGGTCGTCGGAGGCGAGCTCCTGGACGGCGACCCGGTCCCGCAGGACGGGACGGTAGCGGCTGAGGTGCCGGGCGTTGATCCAGAGACGGCTGATGTCGTCGTACGCCTCGCCGGACGAGAGCGCGAAGTACCGGGCGAGGTACTGCGTGGGCGTCCCGTGCGGCCGGTGCGCGGGCAGCAGCGCGTCGAGCTCGCCGGTGGAGGCGACGCTGAAGGCCTCGGCCACCAGGTCCTCCGCCGAGGGGAAGTAGTGGCTGATCAGGCCGGGCCGGACGGCGAGCTCCTCGGCGATCCGCCGCAGGGTGACGCACTCGAGGCCCTCGGTCAGGGCGACCCTGGCCGCGGTCTCCACGATCTCCGCCCGCCGGGCTTCCGGGGACTTCCGAATTCGCTTGCGCTGGACGCTTGACGACATACCCGGGATGCTATTGAGTGTGCGACCAATAAGCAACCAGGCGGGCCCCGAACGGTCACCTGGTGGGCACCACCCGCATCCGGAGGGCCGCATGGCTGCCACGATCCCCGACCCGATCCCGCGCTCCCAGGGGGCTCAGGTCACTCCTCCGGCCGCCGCCGACAGGCCCGGCCGCATCGAGGCGCACGGCATCGACCACATCCCCGACGGCGAACGCCACGGGCACCCCCGCGAGCTCTTCTCCGTGTGGGCCGCGGCCAACGTGAACTACCTCAGCCTCGTCATCGGCGGCGCCCTCGTCCTCATGGGCCTGACCCTCTGGCAGGCCGTCGCCGTGATCGTCGTCGGCAACCTCTTCTGGCTGCTCACCGGCCTGCTCGCCACCTCGGGGCCCGCCGCGGGCGCGCCCAGCGAGGTGATCACCCGGGCCGTCTACGGCGTCCTGGGCAACCGCGTCAACAACGCCGTCGGCGGCTGGCTCGTCTCCGTCTGCTACTTCGCCCTCAACCTCGCCGCCGCCGCGACCGCCGCCTTCGCCCTCGTCGAGAAGACCGGCATCACGGCGAACACCCCCGTCAAGGTGGCCGTGATCGTGGTCATCGCCGCGCTCACCCTGGTCATCAGCGTCTACGGGCACGCACTGATCATCAAGCTGTACCTGCCGATCACCCTCGCCCTGGTCGCGGCCTTCGTCGTCGTCGCGCTCGCCGTCCTGCGCCACGCCGACTTCTCGTACGCCCCCGCCGAACCGCTCGGCGGCGCCCCTCTCTGGACGCTCCTCGTCGCGGGGACGACGATGATCGCCTCGGGGCCGCTCTCCTACACCACGAGCGCCGACTTCTCCCGCTACCTGCCCCGTACGGCCTCGAAGAAGGCGATCGTCGCCTGGACGGCGCTCGGCGCCTTCCTGCCCAGCGTCGTCGTCTGTTCGCTGGGCGCGTTCGCCGCGACCGCCGTCGACATGAGCGACCCGCAGAACGCGCTCCAGACGATCCTGCCCGGCTGGTTCACCCCCGTCTTCCTGCTCGCGCTGGTCCTCGGCACGATCTCCATCAACGCCCTGACCGCCTACAGCGCCGGCCTCGCCCTCCAGGCCGTCGGCCTCCGCATCCGCCGGACCGTCAGCGTCCTCTTCGACGGCGCCGTGGCGGTGGCCCTGACCCTCTACGGGCTGCTCGTCTCGAACTTCCTCGACACCGTCAGCAACGCCCTCCAGGTGATCGTGGTCCTGAGCGGCCCCCTGATGGCCGTCTACGCCACCGACATCGTGCTCCGCCGCTGCCGCTACGACGGTCCCGCACTCTCGGACGAGACCCCCGGCGGCCCGTTCTGGTACACCGGGGGCGTCAACCTCGCGGGCGCCCTCGCCCTCGTGGCGGGCGTGACCTCGGCCGCCCTCTGCGTCAACACCCTCTACGTGGGCCCGGTCGCCGGAGCCCTGGGCGGCCTGGACCTCTCCCTGCCCGTCGGCATGACCGTCGCGGCGGGCCTCTACGCCCTCCTGATGCGGAACGACTCCGCGGTGCTCGCCGCCCGGGCGTCCGCGTGACCGGCCGTACGGTCCTCCGGATCGGCGGGGACTCGCCGAGGCGCCGGGGCGAGGACCGGGGCCGGCAGGCCCGCGAGGGCATCGCGCGCGCCCGGAAGGTGTACGAGGAGCTCTTCGCGGCCGTCGCCGCGGGCAGCGGCCGGACGCTCGACGTGCCCTCCCTCGCGCTCCGTACCGTCGAAGCGACCCGGGCATGGGCGCCCGAGCTGGTCGAGGAGATGGAGGGGGTCGCCGAGGGATCCGGGATGCCGTTCCGGACGATCGCCGCGCTCAACGCGCGCACCGAGATCCTCGCCGAGGCCGGCGCACCGAGGGCGGGGGAGTGCTCCACACTCGTCCGTACCGGCGACACCGGGACCACCACGGCCGGGGGCCAGTGCTGGGACTGGCACCAGGAGCTGGCCGACGCCTGGCACCTCCAGACCGTGACCGGCGACGCCCGGGGCTTCGCGGGGATCACCGAGCACGGCATCCTCGGGAAGATCGGCGTCAACGACGCCGGTGTGGGCGTGCTCTTCAACATCCTCGGCCACACGGGCGACGCCGCCACCGGCGTCCCCGTCCACCTCGTGGCCCGCCAGGTGCTCGGTGCCGCCGGCTCGTTCGCGGAGGCGGTCGCTCTGCTCGCGGCCGCCCCGGTCTCGGCGTCCACCGTCATCACCGTGGTGACGGCGGACCGCGCCGCCTCCGTCGAACTCGCCCCCGGCCGCTCGGCCGTCATCACCCCGGACGACCGGGGCTGGCTGGTCCGTACGAACCACTTCCTCGATCCGGACCTCGCCGCAGGCGAACTGCGCGGGCGGCGGGAGCCGGAGACGTACGACCGCCACCGTCTCCTCACCGCGCGCGTCCGCGAGCACGCCGGCCCGCTCGGCTCCGACGCGCTCGTGGGCCTGCTCGCCGCCCACCGCGACGACGGTGCCGAGGTCTGCTGCCACGCCCCCGCCGAGGGGACCCTGGGCGGCAGGTGGGCGACCCTGGCGACGGTCGCGGTCGACCCGGCGGAGCGACGCCTGCTGGTCCACGACGGCGGCCCCTGCACGGCCGGCCCGTCCACCTGGACCCGGCTCACCGCACCGGCGGGCTGAGCTGGTCCGGCCCCCGGCTCACCGCACCCCCGGGCTGAGCGGCGTTCCGCCGAGCTCAGCGCGGCGGAACGCCGCTCAGCCCCGTGGAGCCCCCGCCGCCTCGACGAGCCCGCGCATCACGCGCAGGTCCTCGCCCATCTCCGGATGCCACTGCACGCCGAGAGCCCAGGCGGGGGCGGCCAGTTCCACCGCCTCCACCGTGCCGTCCTCGGCGTGGGCCGAGACC includes:
- a CDS encoding helix-turn-helix domain-containing protein; translation: MDEKEAPRVGAAVKRRRRALQLTLAVVASRSGLSVPFLSQVENERARPSRRSLELVAEALETSAGELLAAAEASRTVDVVRADERSSALPDGVRGLVRGRHQLHALEFTGEQDAGREFQHRNDELLYVADGAAEVEAEGRAHRLGRGDTLYLSGGVRHRWRATEPGTRLLVVAVADHVEVEEE
- a CDS encoding helical backbone metal receptor; the protein is MRAAGAGPRVVSLVPSLTEAVAVSAPGVLVGATEWCTHPAGLDVARVGGTKNPDVAAITALAPDLVLANEEENRAPDLAALRAAGLDVLVTEIRTLDQGLSELERVLAACGAPRRPRWLAEAEAAWESVTPVEPGPDGRPPTAVVPIWRRPWMVLGSDTFAGDLLARLGVRNAYEDHLERYPRIPLDELRAAAPDLVVLPDEPYRFTANDGPEAFPGTAAALVDGRLLTWYGPSLAEAPRALSWELTRALRAARR
- a CDS encoding TDT family transporter, translating into MASLAAPRTAPGPDSRATTPGAHTSSPAISPAATPAASPGRSVRHLGPNWYASVMGTAIIANAGAALPVDVPGLRTVCAAVWALSLTMLLVLVAARTLHWIHHRDQARAHLMDPAMAPFYGCLSMALLAVGGGTMIVGQDWIGLPAALAIDTVLFTAGTVIGLAAAVAVPYLMVVHHKIESASPVWLLPVVAPMVSAALGPLLVPHLPAGQAQQTMLIACYAMFGLSLLATLVMLPLVFGRLVTGGPLPLALTPTLFLVLGPLGQSTTAANKFADVAPGVLPAPYAHGFAAFAVLYGVPVMGFALLWLALAGAMVLRARRRGMGFAMTFWAFTFPVGTCVTGAEGLAAHTGLAAFRWLAVGLYVVLLAAWLVAGFHTVRGLLSGALLAGPGSAPTTAPAAPRPVTARTR
- a CDS encoding LysR family transcriptional regulator, which codes for MSSERAGRSGPQGDDPRPHLSHRVPDLGALELLIAVARHGSLGAAAREVGITQPAASSRIRSMERQLGVALVDRSPRGSRLTDAGALVTDWARRIVEAAEAFDAGAQALRGRRDSRLRVAASMTIAEYLMPGWLIALRAERPDTAVSLQAGNSATVAQQLLAGDADVGFVEGLAVPDGLDGAIVAHDRLALVAAPSHPWARRRGPLDPAELAATPLILRERGSGTRQVLDAALAGHGGLSEPLLELASTTAVKGAAVSGAGPAVLSELAISEELASRRLVAIPVEGVLLRRDLRAVWPAGHRPTGPARDLLSLTRARPTG
- a CDS encoding amidohydrolase, whose amino-acid sequence is MRTTTRLVLLSARLLDPGTGAFLPQTALAVSDDGRISALGDEREMRALAGAGTTAVDLKGAVVTPGLVDGHVHPVTGAELTGGLDLSHCAGLDDVRDALAREVRRLGRGEWLFAWGLDPNVFGDRPVGIAPFDSVLDRVPAFLLLFDAHSALASRRALELAGVDGPRTFAQASAEVVCDADGRPTGLLQEDAACALVERVAPQPTRAERREGLAAALRAMAAAGLTGGHVMDANGDSLALYGELDAAGELPLRLRVAPWCQPGTDADGVRALIEQQGTGGALWQVAGVKLFMDGTIDNGTAWLERPDRNGESTAAFWPEPAAYTQIVGELHRAGVATATHAIGDAAVRHALDSVEKAQASGAVRVRHRVEHIETVPDDTLRRFAELGVVASMQPTHCCDFTRADHTDNWSRRLGEERASRAWRCRDLLESGATVVLGSDWPIAPFPPLGVLAGARHRRPSRDLGQAPHGPEQALTGLEALRGMTTGPAYAAGEEREAGRLALGHRADLTVFADSPVSTSATELPDLPVLLTVLDGRITHRAAGV
- a CDS encoding TetR/AcrR family transcriptional regulator; translation: MSSSVQRKRIRKSPEARRAEIVETAARVALTEGLECVTLRRIAEELAVRPGLISHYFPSAEDLVAEAFSVASTGELDALLPAHRPHGTPTQYLARYFALSSGEAYDDISRLWINARHLSRYRPVLRDRVAVQELASDDRLSELIREGVERGEFRTDDPRATAIQILVVLDGLGAHANTDRSDRPEAVTRMAVTTAERELGLAHGTLTDVTPLVEPAGSGGSFAVGTDAPGESGESAEGGESAEPA
- a CDS encoding purine-cytosine permease family protein, whose amino-acid sequence is MAATIPDPIPRSQGAQVTPPAAADRPGRIEAHGIDHIPDGERHGHPRELFSVWAAANVNYLSLVIGGALVLMGLTLWQAVAVIVVGNLFWLLTGLLATSGPAAGAPSEVITRAVYGVLGNRVNNAVGGWLVSVCYFALNLAAAATAAFALVEKTGITANTPVKVAVIVVIAALTLVISVYGHALIIKLYLPITLALVAAFVVVALAVLRHADFSYAPAEPLGGAPLWTLLVAGTTMIASGPLSYTTSADFSRYLPRTASKKAIVAWTALGAFLPSVVVCSLGAFAATAVDMSDPQNALQTILPGWFTPVFLLALVLGTISINALTAYSAGLALQAVGLRIRRTVSVLFDGAVAVALTLYGLLVSNFLDTVSNALQVIVVLSGPLMAVYATDIVLRRCRYDGPALSDETPGGPFWYTGGVNLAGALALVAGVTSAALCVNTLYVGPVAGALGGLDLSLPVGMTVAAGLYALLMRNDSAVLAARASA
- a CDS encoding C45 family autoproteolytic acyltransferase/hydolase, whose translation is MTGRTVLRIGGDSPRRRGEDRGRQAREGIARARKVYEELFAAVAAGSGRTLDVPSLALRTVEATRAWAPELVEEMEGVAEGSGMPFRTIAALNARTEILAEAGAPRAGECSTLVRTGDTGTTTAGGQCWDWHQELADAWHLQTVTGDARGFAGITEHGILGKIGVNDAGVGVLFNILGHTGDAATGVPVHLVARQVLGAAGSFAEAVALLAAAPVSASTVITVVTADRAASVELAPGRSAVITPDDRGWLVRTNHFLDPDLAAGELRGRREPETYDRHRLLTARVREHAGPLGSDALVGLLAAHRDDGAEVCCHAPAEGTLGGRWATLATVAVDPAERRLLVHDGGPCTAGPSTWTRLTAPAG